AGACATACATGAACCCTCCATTGAATCCATCTTTATGAAGCAGTCAATTTGATTTtaactattttgatcttaataataatttttccaatcaaatgagaaaaaaaacccattgaaaaaaagaaatgatggaagaaaaattaaaaagatgatataaatagttttttttagttaagttttaggtttaaaaattttaattaattaaatttttaattaaaaatctattttcatcccatttagaaatccaagttggcacttaaaatcaagttggactgccacgtaggattaccgttagagaAATAACGGAACTTAatggtagagtgatcacttcgtaacaaaataataacataagtggctaaaatgtaatattttaaacataagtgactaaaatgtaatccaaggcaaacaaaagtgactatttttgtagattacccaaacaaataatatattttcTCTTATTACAATTTAACCCATGTACTTTAATAAATCTTTCAATGTAATACTTGACTttcaaaatgttgattttggtatttaaactttaatttcatttatcaatTGATATTTTTCTCTAATAGTGTTAAATATTGATATCATTTGACACGAAATCCAATCATTGACTGTCATTAGGAAAAAAGTCAACCCTCGAAAGTAAAAAGAGACTTCAAAACAGTTATACCAAATTTTATATTAAAGtgaaaaaggattttttttaaaaaaattaataataaaaaatgaatctGTTAACTCCATCCCCACCTTCTCTAAACCACCACTGGGATTTAAATTAGAAGCAGAAAAAAGAAGATAAAGATAAAGAAGACAAAGCATTTTAAATATTGTGAGGCAAAttaaattctttttgaaataTACAAACCCTACTGCTACAATGACTGGTCCCAGTATGTGATGGGCAAATAACCATTTGTGGGTTTTGACTTTTTAGCTTCAGCCCCTGTTTGTCAAATTTAGGTCTAAGCTTACATATTTTGGATATTAATAAAGCTAAACTAACTTTGGTCTAAGCCAGAATCGAGCTTTCATAAAACTgatttttgtaaagtgatttcaacatttaaactcttaatgttatataaaatataataacagTAAACCAAATTCATTTTTTACCTTATTATtagctattttattatttattttacattaaataAGTGGTCAACTATTTAAAAAAgcaacaaaatattcaaaatgttaaTACTATGTTTGGATTAAcaagaaaggaaataaaaggtTATGTATTATCTTGCTTGGGTTAAGTAGCTAGTACTACATTCTGGACGTATTATTTTTTTACCATCTATGTAATTTCACATTATGTCCAGTTGTTAGTACATATTGTTCCCACTGATGCAATCGTAATTGGATGAAATGAGTCAGTATGTTTGGTATAGATTGAAATTTTAGTTGGTGTTAAAAAAATTAGTCTATTTTATCCATCtaacctaaaaaaatttaatatttataaaaatgatcaCATTGGTTCAAAAATATTTACTCAAATTACttgaaatgaacagtaaaattGAGTTATGGGAACTAGATAGCCGGCACCactattttttctatttaaaaaaataatttttggggtTTTGGACACTAAATGCCGGTAcccatatatttaaaaaaaaaattttggtgctGGCACACTGATGGCCGATACCCCTTTatctgataaaaaaaatatttttaaggggTGTGTGGTGTCGGCCAACAAATGGCCAAAGTCACCCAACAAAAGGGATGGGCATATTGCAACATTAACCCCTccttattttctcaattttttatttttcaagtttaattacatattttatattttaaaataatattgaactacttatcatgttttttaattattattacatcactcgcattattattacatttaaaaattaatttaaatttaatatgtataattaaattaatttttttgataaaattagaacCTACTTTAATGATTTCCatcttttataataattcaaataaacattgctaaattattgtttcttttattttaaaaaataactagtaatatatttataaagttagaaacatttaaatggtatctaaaaaaattaattttaaatagacttaaaaattttaaatttaaaaacatgtaatatatttataaaaaaaattaccttatagattaaattaatttataaaattaaaatttaaaatataaaaataacgtGTAGAAATTACgtctataaattaaatttataaatatactaCTCGTTATTTACCttatagattaaattaatttataaaattaaattttaaaatataaaaataatgtgtagaaataacatttataaattaaatttataaataatttttttgggtcAAATGGGTAAAATAGCTGAAAGTTTAATGTTCCAATTTACTATTGGAATAGGCCATATTAACTAATACGACTAGAAATGATGTGAAATtgattacattaaattaaataattaaaattagcaaaaaataaagtaaacttaaccaattttatttaaataaataatgaaaaagattgattattatgatcttaactttttaatataaattaattatgtaaaaaataggaggaaaataaaacattttacattttaaaattgtatttacTCTTGGCTTTCTCttaatttaagtaaataaaaaattaaacattttgagagaaaataaaaagaactaagaatctatggaattcaaaataaacaataatTAAACCTGGAATCCTTGTTTTTCAAAACTACCGGTATGCATCGTTTTCGTCCCATGATGTGACACTGCCCAACAATTCTTACCTAATATTCTTTCCTGTCTCTGCACCGAAAGAGATTATATCATAAAATTCACATCTACATTCTTCCTTTTTAGTTGGTATGATGCTTTTAAAGCTTGAAGTAGAAAAGGCTTGGGCACATACCTTTAGGAAATTTCTAAGACAAAGAATCGTCATTccattaaattgaaatattactAAAGacacatatattataaaatttaaaaacttaaaactctccaaatataaatataaattcaacaCACAAACTAGAAAAGcaattttcattaaaatattttattgtaataagTTAATCtcttaatattttattctttactCAATCTAAGATCTTAAGGTATAAAGCAGTCACTCATACCTAAAATGTGCTAAGCTTTCCTATCACTCCTTTTTACCCGACATTAgattttactttataatatatattttttttaatttaactaactaaattcaaattaattaactaattatcttaCGCATAACATTTTGAGAGAGTGAGAGTCAACCATGAACACTTAAGTCCCCAATCTTCAGTTTTTGTCAACCTAACTAAGAATTCATTAGCAATATTTAAATTCTTAAGTAAATGAAATTAGAGTTAAAATTGAACCAATATGTTAGATGAATTAGGACACAACCTGCacaacattaaaacattaaaacacaaaacaaaagtaacatgtatacatatgaacATCTTAAAATCTATATTGAATGAATTACGTGgaaacaagtaaaataaaatttaaggatAAAAGCCACATTTATGTAACACCCATAAATATATAAGGTTAGatgaaataaataactaagaaatGACTTAGTCTTGATGATTATGTAGTTAGTGCACTCTTTAGAGGTCTTAGGTTTTTATTACCCTCAACAATCAAATGTATTATTACCATGTCAGGGTTTTGCCTGAACCTCTATAGGCGTGTCTCAGTTGATAGAGATATAACCTATAAGAGCTCAAGAAAAAAACATTAGAATCGTGTACAATAATAATCATGAAGAATGAGTTGATAGAAATACAACATATAAGAACATATATAGCATTTACCTTATAATCATACTTTCAAAGACTTCTCTCATAAAAGTTGATGTTATTTTACAACATTAAAGCTATAATGATTTTTGGGCAAGCTAAATTAGTTGACATTGTAATTGTAATTATCCTTAAATAGATTGAGTTATAATTAAGTGTtatactaaaaaattattttattagtaatacGTGTCTTATGAATTAAATGGTAATAACAATTTCTTTCAAATAATTCTTATATTTTCTCCAAAATATAGCATTTGTTTTCAATAATTAAGTACGGTTAAGACTATCAATCATTGGAGAATGATTCGTTGCAATAATTCCAATTAATTCACATCCAGTGGTTGAACTTAAGTCGCTTTCAACTGAAATTGTTGCCACGTAGGACACAacaattcttattttttatgttattttttttagtgTTATCACAACACGACAATttgtaaattctaaaaataaattaatctcaaCATAAATATAATCCTTGAATTTCTTCCATACCATTATGTAATTAGTTTCATTTgcgtaatttaaaaaaaaaccctttgaAATAGCAAGATTATCCAAATTGTAAATAAGATAGTGTCGTTTTTTGAATCCAAAACAAAAACATGAATAagataaatgaaattgaaataattgctgtaaaaaaaaaacatataaaacacaGATGACCAAAGTGTAACACTTGTCAACTTTTATATTAGCGAAGAATCCTTCAAGATTAGCCACCAACGTCCTCTCTTTACACTTCTTTCTTATTCTTAGGACCAGAAATACCCGATGCCGCATTCTTTATCTGCTGAAAACACCGGGATTTTGGCCATTCCATTGCTTTCTTTCTGATTCAATCTTCCTTAAGTTTCCAATATGGCTGGGAAATTAACTACAGGTTCCGCTCTTTTTCATGATTCAATATGTTCTTCTTTCAATGCTCTGCCATTTTCTtactttgggttttaagttggtTTTATGCATCCAAGATTATTTGTGTGAATCCCTTCACCTGTGATTGTTTGTTTTGTTGCTGTTGACGATTTTTGAAATCatacttcttttttctttcatccCCCAAAACTTTTTGCTTTCTTTTGTTATCAAGTACTTCTTTTTTTGTATTTGGTACAACACATCTTTAACGAGTAATCTTAAAAATTCTTGCTTTTGAGGTTAGGTTTCTTtcaattataaagatatatatttCATCATGGTATTTTGATTACTGTCTAAAGTTTGTGATTTCAATCAAAATTACCCGAAATTTTCGTTTCTTGTTGCTTACATGTTGGCCAAATCACATGCTTTGTATGGTATACTGTGTACCGCAAGATCTTACACTAAAAGACATTACTTTTTCAATAAAGATGACGTGGGAAATggattttatttttccttgttaATCCCAGTGGCATGTTTTTAATTAGCTGTTTAGAGAAATCATTGATTGAATTTGTTACTCAAAATGGATTGGGTAATTTAGTGCTTTCAAGGTGAACAAATTGGCCTAGGCCTAGGCCTAGGAGTGGTTAGAGAGAGTTAActcttttttaagttttttatttttggtttaaacAATGTCAGGAAATATCACTGGTATTGAGAAACTGCATATTGTTGGTGGAGCTGAAGATCGTACTGCTATTACAAACGGCAACGCTGCAAAGAATAAACCTCTAGTTGTTTGCTTCGGTGAATTGTTGATCGACTTTGTACCGACGGTTGGAGGGGTTTCTCTGGCTGAAGCACCTGCTTTCAAGAAGGCTCCTGGTGGTGCTCCTGCAAATGTGGCTGTTGGGGTATCACGATTAGGAGGATCATCCGCTTTCGTAGGAAAGGTAAATTCAAACATCACTGCAATAATTCTATGAAATATACTTCATTTAAGAACTTTGGCTGAAGGATACATTCTCACAAATGATATTGTGATCATTGTGTACCTCTAATCCTTCTTTCTTCTTGTTGCAAATTTGCTTTTTTACTTTTGATACACTTCAAGTTCCAAACACTATTTCAATTCCATATCAGGTAGGCGATGATGAATTTGGCTACATGTTAGCTgacattttaaaacaaaacaatgTTGACAACTCTGGCATGCGATTTGATCGAACTGCAAGAACTGCGCTTGCATTTGTTACTCTCAAAGCTGATGGTGAACGTGAGTTCATGTTTTTCCGTCATCCAAGTGCTGATATGCGTCTTCATGAGTCGGAACTCAATACAAACCTCATTAAGCAGGTTTTCTTTCTGGCTTATTCTTCTTTGTTTCAAATAGTCGATGTGAAGGGGATTGGTTTTAGTAGGATTTGGAAATTTCTGACCTCCAAACAATATTGACTGTGTAGGCAAACATCTTTCACTATGGTTCTATTAGTTTGATCGAGGAACCATGCAAGTCAGCTCACTTGGCAGCAATGAACATTGCCAGGAAGTCTGGAAGCATGCTCTCTTATGATCCAAATTTAAGATTGCCACTATGGCCATCACCAGAGGCTGCTCGAAAAGGAATAATGAGTATATGGGATCAATCGGACATTATTAAGGTTCTTTTTATCATGAGACTCATTTATGAAATGTCGTGCTACTGCATTCATTTGCTGCTAACCTAAGAAAATGCAGGTAAGCGAGGATGAAATTACATTCTTAACCGGAGGTGATGACCCTTATGATGATAACGTGGTTATGAAGAAGCTTTTTCATCCTAATCTTAAGCTTTTGGTTGTAACCGAGGGATCAGAGGGTTGTAGATATTACACCAAGGTATGATTACCTCTTCTTTGCTTTTCCTTGAAAAAAGATTGGATGTTATGAATTTCACTAATATTTCTCACAATCCAAGTGGACTTTTTGTGGACCTATAAAATCCTTTATAGAGCctaggggtgttcaatcggttaaccaACCAGAACTatcattaatcgaattaaccgatcCTTTTAAACCCTTAATCGTTAATCGaatcgaaattttttcaaaaaatttaatcgAACCGAACTTTTTCGGTTAATCCGGTCGATTAACAGAATTAATtgaaagttatatatttttttttatttttggttaaaacaaatataaaacatataaaaaattaaccgacttaaccgaccgattaatttatatttccaaAAAATTTACCGAACTGAccgaatacttatatattatagtattatttattagatttggttaattcggttaactgaccaattttgaaccgaattaaccgttaatcgAACTTCTAAGATATTATTAACCGATCCCCGAttgaattaattcggttaaccgaccgattaaccgaattcgatcagttaactaaattaatttagtttcaccCGAAATTTGCACATCCCTAATGGAGCCAATGCCCTCAACTAAAGATTATCCGAGTTCTAATGATGCACTGATTAAATAAGTGATATCAACCTATATATCCTCTGCAGGCATTTAAGGGCAGGGTTCCTGGCATTAAAGTTAAACCTGTAGACACGACAGGGGCTGGCGATGCGTTTGTCAGTGGCTTATTGAATAGCCTAGCTTCTGATTCAAAGTTATTTCAGGTAGTTTCAGTTGTTACATTGGTTAAGATACATCATTTACAGTATCTTCTTTCCTAATGGTTACTGATAAATTCCATATAACTAAACTTACCCCTGGAACATTGTTAGTGCAATTTAAATGAACATGAAGAGTCGAAGTTCAGACTGTGAATTTGCATTTTTAACAGGACGAGAAGCGGTTAAGAGATGCCTTACTTTTTGCAAATGTCTGTGGAGCTCTCACAGTAATGGAGAGAGGTGCAATGCCGTCGCTGCCAACAAAAACAGCCGTGCTTGATGCTTTGAACAAACATTCTGCatcaaagaaatgaaagagaTCCTCCTAACAGGtatacttttgttttattatagcTTCCTTGCTGAGTTTCAGAGCATTACTTGCTCCTCGTACAACTACATAAAAGTTCCCCTTACACTGGTTGAGCCGGTTTCAGTGGTTTAAGCGTCATAGAGTTTCGATATATGAATAAAACAAGCGATCCCATGTTAATCTCTAGAAAAGAAAACGCGCTGCGGGATGTTCTTGTATGAGATAAACATATGAAATTAGCTGAAAGCTGAGGTTTTAAAGTGGAATACACAAATTAACTTCTACCCTACTgtaaaattttggctttttcgtTTGGGTTTCAACATTACAGTATATATTATATTCGCAATTTCCATAAATACAGCACAATCGATTATGTATTCATAATTTGGAGATTAAATTAAAAAGCAGAGACTGGCATCTAATGGAAAATTGAACCGAATGACTTGATTGAAACTATATTCATAATTTgaggagtaaattaaaatgtttaaaaggtTAAGGACGAATTTAGGATTTAACTTTTTGATGTGTCCTTAACCTGTAAATCAGGTAAACATAGAAAACATGGTAATACCCGTAATTAATCCGTTTTTGTTCACAAACCATCATCATCTGTTCAAGATGATGCATTTCAACATCCTTGAGATGAAGTGACTATAGGGAGATCAATAAGAGAAAGGAAAGACAATTTTAGATGACTACGCCATTTATCTAACATGAATTTGATATAGGAATAGAAGATAATTCATTCtcttttaattaagttaaatcaATTCGTAAGATAAATAGATTGAAGTCATTAAACAGTCATATTATATAGGCTGAAATCGATTGACTGTAAATTGATTTTCAAAACTAAACGAAATTCAAATGATAACactaaaagatataaaatatatTGTCAAGGGATTCACTCAAAATGAGGACATCgactttaaagaatttttttcacCAATTTTGACAAAAGACTCGTTTAGAATCATTATAACATGTATGACGCATTGTGAGTTAGAGCTACATCGAATTATACATAGTCTTTTAAATTCAAGCAATCTTCTCAATTTTAAAATAGAAGTAAAGGAAAAACTATCTCGAGGGAGAGACAAGAAAAGAAGTATTCCTCCCTCGATTCTGAATCAAgattaataattgtttttttattaaatcaagttCACATAATGTAGATGTAATTTCAAGACTAGCTCATTTGTTGCACTTCAAAACTTGTGTACGTGATCAAGTCTCGAGGGACATTTGTAGACGAAGAAAATTTACAAGCCAATTATAAAATGACACTTGTCAAACTAAAATTACTGTGGGTCAAAGTTACCACAATGAAAATGATAACATCATATTTgtgtcataattatttttattaagggataaataataaatttttatattatcactaattgaaaataaaataattaagtgataatattaaataattattttatctttaattaattatattataatagataaatgataaataaaagaGATTAAACTCTTGTAGAACAATCAAATGGAACAGTTAAAATTCTACAATAACTCtcttttatttaagtaattgaCATTATAAAAAGGGTAATCCCAAGTTATTCTATAAGAACACAAGTTCAAGAAACTCAAAAGATCTTTTCAAAATTCTCTAAAGAAGCCGAATAACTTGAATGCCGCATTAGTTCAATAGAAAAGCCGCCTTCCAATCCAATTCAATTGTGGAGAAAAAGTTAAAAGTTGTTTCTAAAAAAAGTCCGTCTTTTGATTCAAATCATTTAAAGGATGGAGGTTCAAACCCAGTCTCAAGAGCAAGTCGTCAGTAGACTTAAAGCAATCCACATCCATCTAATATCAAGCCAAACGACCCTTGAAGAAGAAtcaaattatacttttttttatattcaaaaaatttctagaaattttaactttcttaaaaattcatcaataaattttaactcaaaatttacaattcaaaCCTTAGACTTCAATTTTGTGTTTACTAACAAGTAAAAGTTAAAATATCTCTTTCACTGTGTATTGATTTATTAAAGATATGGGTTTATTGTTTGTTAAATTTATATGGTTAAAACTCCATGAAAGGAGTTTATCCATCACGTTCTAACATTTTTCAGCAAAACAGATAAAAGCCTTAAACAAATTCCACTTTTCAGTAGTATAATAATA
This window of the Gossypium hirsutum isolate 1008001.06 chromosome A09, Gossypium_hirsutum_v2.1, whole genome shotgun sequence genome carries:
- the LOC107930188 gene encoding probable fructokinase-7 yields the protein MAGKLTTGNITGIEKLHIVGGAEDRTAITNGNAAKNKPLVVCFGELLIDFVPTVGGVSLAEAPAFKKAPGGAPANVAVGVSRLGGSSAFVGKVGDDEFGYMLADILKQNNVDNSGMRFDRTARTALAFVTLKADGEREFMFFRHPSADMRLHESELNTNLIKQANIFHYGSISLIEEPCKSAHLAAMNIARKSGSMLSYDPNLRLPLWPSPEAARKGIMSIWDQSDIIKVSEDEITFLTGGDDPYDDNVVMKKLFHPNLKLLVVTEGSEGCRYYTKAFKGRVPGIKVKPVDTTGAGDAFVSGLLNSLASDSKLFQDEKRLRDALLFANVCGALTVMERGAMPSLPTKTAVLDALNKHSASKK